A segment of the Panicum hallii strain FIL2 chromosome 1, PHallii_v3.1, whole genome shotgun sequence genome:
GATTACTTCGACTTCCTGATCTTCGTCTTACCGTGTTTGTTTTTTTATCTTGATTTTCTGAGCTCCCTTGGAATCGATCTGTGCTTCTGCTGCAGCCGGCATCTGGCGGCGGCCGCGAAGCGAAAGAGAGATGACGCTGAAGCAGCCGGGGATGAACATGAAGCGAGGCTTAGAGCGACCTTACGTGAAGCTTCCAAGTGATGAGGGTGGACAGGCAGGCCGCGGAGGAAGAGCGGCTGCGGCGGGAGCAAGGCACGGATTGAGCTGCCAGGACTGGATCGCCGGGGCTGATGACGACGCCGACGCCGTGGGTTCTTGACAGGATTGCTGGCCATGTGATCAGTGTTCTGGACGTTTGCCTTTTCAATTTGGGCGATGCTGGCTTGCCTCAGTTGAATGCTAGGAGCCTTTCAACTTCAGCTGCCTAGTGCTTTTGTGCACTAACAACCAGTGTTAAGCTAACCCTTCAGCATCTCAAGCCTGGAACAAGTATATGGTTGATTTTTCTTTCGACAAGCATCAATTTGCCGTCGAATTTTTTACAGAGGGCACTAACAACGCTCACGCTTCAGCATCTCAAACACCATAATATAATAATCATCCGGTTAGAACTACCAGTCATTTAGAATTCTCATTAGCCAAAAAAACTTTGAATTTGATAACAAGCAAATATTCCAAAACAATCAAACAAACATTGCTTCAGCATCTCAAGCCTAAATGAGACATGACTGCTTGACTAAATATACCGTTGTTTTTTACTTTTGACAAGCATGAAGCTGCGTTAGGAAATTTTTGCAGAGGAGCTAACAACACACACAGTTCAGCATGGCGAGCATGCTGACCCCGAGTGGATTGGTGACCATGCTGATTATTCTTGCGCCGAgagagccagccagccagccagccagctaACCCTTCGATTCAGTCTGCGCCTGCTCCTGCTGCTCCTTCTCTGCTGCCCGGACGAGGAACCGCGCGGCCGTGAACACAGAATACGCCAGCGAAGAAAACCATGAGCTGCAGGAACGGGACGCGCCCcggagccagccagccagccagcatGTACGCGGACCACACGGCCTTGAGCAGCGCCCTGACGAACGGGCCGCGCGCGTCGGATTCTTGGGGCGGCGCGTCGTCGAGACGCAATCAGCTTCTGGGACGACGGGCTGCGTGACGGCGTCCGGAATGTCGACGGCAACTAACGTGTTCCGGCGGCGGCGTAGCAGCGGCGTCTGGAACGAGCGGGCCGAGTGACGGCAACGGCCGGGATGTCGATGGCGACGTGttccgccggcggcggcgcagcaccgTCACCTTCAGGGGCCGCACGCGGACTGGCGCCGTCTGTTGGACCGGGGGCGAGCTTGCCGCAACCACCGGAGGGGTTGGGAGCCGAACTGTCCAACGCAGGGTGGTTGCAAATATTTAGGGTCTGTCTGGGACTGCTCTGCTTTATAAATCGCAGCTCAGCTTTATAAACTTCACAGCAGAGCAGTTCAGTTttgaagttgtagagtttttgaAAGTGTTTGGCTAGCAGACCAACTTCAGcttcagaaaaaaaaactcGGATGGAAAAAGTCCCTTATGCCCTTGAATGATGTATGAGAGGATTTCATTTATGATTTTCCATGTAAACGCCTAGTTAAAAAATAACAGTACATTATAGATAGATAATAAATAGATAATAAAGTACAAATATTCCAAAATAATTCCATTACATATGAAGTCTCAATGATCTACTACTCATACTATATCCAACTTTGAGAAATAGCCGTTGCTAATGCATCACGAAAAATATCCATAGTAGGCGTATTGGGTACTGGAGATGATCCATCCGAGGGCACTACATACTTGTTATACCTTTCCGGTATTGTAGGCTCATAATTTTCATCACGCTCCACACGTTCAAAGTCTAAAACACCACTGTTATGCTCACGTATGAAATTATGGATCACCATAAGTCCTATCAGTATCATCTTTTGCTTCCATAATGGATACATCGGCATTTTATGGAGAATTTGCCACTTCATTTTCAAGACTCCAAATGATCTCTCAATAATACTACGAACTCGTGCATGAATACGATTGAACTTTTTCTTAGCAGACCTTGGTTCTACACCTCTATGCCATTCGGGAAAGTGATACCTCTCACCCTTGTATGGTGCTAGATATCCCGGTCTATTAGGATATCCGGCATCAACAACATAATACTTACCTACAAATAAAAAGTATATGATATGTTTAGATAATAAAGAATTAGAGTTGCAAAATTGAAAAtgtagaaaccagccataaatTACCTACCCTTGGGAGGGTGCGGGAAAAAATCTCGATCCAACTTCATTGCATTATACAACATAGTGGTGTCATGCACAGAACCCGACTGCCCCACAGAAATATAAGTGAATCTCATGTTAAAGTCGCAAATTGTTAGGATATTTTGAGTCGGTATCCCTATTTTTCAATATACCTTACTTGTTCACTAGGGGTAGAGATACCCTAACGTGTGTCCCATCTAGAGCACCAATACAATCTTTGAAGTGTGGAAATGCCCTTCTATCATTTGCTATCTTTTTATGGATGGTACGAAAGTTTGCATCTTTTGGAACAAGAAAATATTTTGCCATTTCCATCAAAGATTCTAGAATCTCAGTAAATTTTCTACTAATAGTTTCACACTTGTTCTTGATTTGTGTCTTTGATAACTCGATTCCGGTCATTTGGTAGAATCTTTCCGACACTTCAGTGTAACCTAAAGTGTTCAAATGTGTATTTGGCCTATTCCCTCTCCTTACTTGTTCAGCGAATAACTCACATACAATGTGATTGTAATCATCCGTCCATTCCATAGAATCACCCTAATCAACAATTATATGGAGTAATATTTTGAAGCATACATGACAAGACAAATTATGTAATTCACTAGCATACATACACTCAGCAGCAATGGAATTGACTAGCAGCCATAGAAGAAATCGAGCGAAGAAATTATACCGATTTCGGAAGACTGGAGATGCGGGCATGACCCCTgctgcctcccgcgccgcccctgccagcTCCGCCCCTCCCAGCACCACCCCTGCTGCCTCGCGCGCCGGCCAGGCCCTGGGCCGCGCCGCCCTtgctgccgcccgcgcccgcgccaccCGCGACGCCCCtgccagccgcgccgcccgcgtccGCGCCCGCGCACcacgcgcccgccgcgccgtcgcccgcACCGTGGACCGCGCCCcacgcgcccgccgcgccgcccgcgtcgtggcccgccgcgcccgccgcacCGACCGCGCCGCCCGTGCCGCCCGTGGACATGCCGCCCGCGCTAGGGTTTTGATGGATGGGAGCAGACAGGGGGAGGAAGATGGGGGTGGGGGGCGCGGGTGGGATAGAACGGATAGAAGAAAAACGTTTCAGATGTGTAATAAGTGGTATTGGTCGGTAATTTTCCTCCAACTTAACGAGGGAGTTCAAAACGGCTACTCGTGAAGTACCCTTTTAGCTGCTTCATGGATTTCGTGAAGTTGGAGCCAACTTCACATTTTTTGGTGAAGCTGAGCTGGTGAAGTTGAGGATGTTTGGCTATAGTTTCGCGAAGCGAAGTCGAATTTCGTGAAGTGAAGCAGTCCCAAACAGTCCCTTAATCCACAAGTTTTCAAAAAATTCCTGAATCGGATCGTGATTAATgatcgcgatccaaatattttgtaaatatttatttttacatTTATAAAATATCCTTAAATCGGATCACGAtaaataatcgcgatccaaattaggTGGTATTTTGCAAACATTAAACTCTAAATATTTACACTGAAGAACCCCTGCCTGATCCGTGGGCTCGCCGCGACGGAACAACGAACTCAAAAACCCCAATCTCCCGTCGAGCCGGTCCAAATCCAAACCCCGAACCCCCCGAAAAATCCGGGAATACATCTCGAATCGCCTTCCCTGCTCTGCCTGTTCCTCCGACTCCAATCACCCGCGCGATCCCTCGGCCTGCGATCTCCCGCGGGGATCGagcagcgccgcggcggcgggaagAGGAAGGAAGGGGACGGAGATGAGGAAGCGGGAGCGGGAGAACCCGTGCGGGATCTGCGGGCACTACCACAAGTTCGAGGAGGGTGAGGTCTGCGGGGTGTGCGGCCACCGCTGGAAGCCGTCGGACGGGGAGGGCACCCCGGCGAGGCACGAGTCCGCCTTCCCCACCGAGGTGCTCAAGGACTTCCTCTTCCTCGGGAGCTACGACAACGCCTCCCGCTCCGAGGTCCTCAAGACGCTCGGCATCTCCCGCATCCTCAATGTACGTaatgcgccccccccccccccccccggcgcgcgTTTGATTCCTCGTTTGCGATTTTTGATCCCGCGTGGTAAACTTGGAGAATGATTCCCcatgaaaataaaaataaacaaGTCGGGGACGGATGGTACTGGCGATATCTAGGGTTTTGTAATCTATGACAACTCATGGTGTATTGATGATATTGTTGATCCATCTGTGGTTTGTCTTCATCCATAGGACAGGCTACACGCTATCCCCAATTTGTACGGTTGTAGCTTGAAAGGTTATTTAGATGCTGTAAAAGTGTGAAGCCTCGGTCGTCTAGGCAGGTTTTTAGCTAGGTTTAGCCTATTGCAAACAAACGGCGAATGTTTTTGTTTCGTGTACTGGTGGTACGGCTATTTTCTAAGGGAATGGTCTGCAGCTTGATTGAAACTCACAGAATAAACTCGATTCGCTTGTGATAATTGGAACAGATAGTTAGCGAATCTTGATGGAATGAGGAGTAGCCTGTGGTGATTATTACTCATAATTGGCTTCTTAACTGACTAAGTGTTCCTATGGAATTTGAAAATTATAGAACCTGATAGTTTAGCTGAGATGGTTGTGCTTATTGAGAGAATTCCAAAGGCACGGTCTATGGAATGCTCTTAAATAGTTTCCATTGCACAGCGATATGTACCATTCTTCGTACCATAAAAGTTGTTTAAGCACATTGCGATAGCTCTCGACATCTAATATTCATAGTAGGATGGATGTGTGCTCCACCTGTTTGCGTTCAGTATGAGTTATGTTGCTGTCATATGGATCATGTGCACATCAATGGCCTTTTCTGCCTAGTTTCTCAATATGATTTTTCCTGTAAATCTGTAGGCTGACATTACTTGGCAGCCAACTTTTAGTATACTCCTGCTATAGACTGTTAAAATCAATGTTTACCCTTGACTGTTGTGCATCCTTCAATGTTGAAGATTAATCGCTGTGTTTATTGATCAACAGACTGTGCCTGATTGCTACAATCTGTACCAGAATTCATTCACATATCACAGTCTACAGCGTGACAGGCCTTTGGATTTTGATGGGGCAATCCAGTTTCTAGGTATTATTCTTTTTACTCTATCAGCATTTTGGTGTGGAATTAAGTGCAGTGAGCCATGGACTACTTTCCCTCTTAGAAATGGCCCTGTGAAAAATATCCTCTGCATCATCCTAACATATTCCATTTCCTCTCTACCCATTGTAGTAATATGCTCATTATACAATTGTTAGAAATTTATTTTTTAATGCTTGCTTCCATTCAACTTGGTTCATGTCTCTGTTAAGATGGAATAAACATTTGTATGTGTACTGTCTTTCTCCAGGATATTTTCTGTTTGTATGTTGCAAAAAATCCTTTtccctagtgcttctttctgaAGTTTTCACAAATGTACTTTCCTGTAAAAGAAAAGGGGTTGTATTTTACTTCTCATGTACTGAGCTGAGACCTCTTTATTGTCACTAATAGGAAATTGTGATTTCCTTCCCTGCAATTTCAGAACAATGTGAAAGAGATAAATCACGTGTTCTTGTTCATTGCATGTCTGGAAAAAACAGGTACTTGCTTGTGGAGAATTTTTCGTTAGCATTGGCACTGTCAGCAATGTTGTCATTGATTGATAAATACTTCTTTGGAACGTTTGTTAGGTCAGCAGCTATTGTTGCAGCCTTCTTGATGAACTCTAGAGCATGGAGACTTGCTCAGTCTTTACAGTGGGTGAAAGACCGTCGGCCTCAGGTTCAACTGACAGATGGTTAGCTCTATAACCTTTAAAATTTGTtgagtaattgaagatatcgtcTCTCATGCATTTATGATTATATCCTTGGGTCCTTGCTAACCAACAATTCATAGTTttattacctgaagtagatataCTACCTTTAATCAATGAGTAGGCACTGGTACACAATGTGGAAGCAATTAATTTCATACTTAGTTTAATCAGAGGTATGCTTTTTATCAAAATTTAGGAGCTAAGTTAATATATCCTGAGTATTGCAAGTTTCACTAGAGGCAATGGGATGACCTCTTACCCTTATTGCTTGTGACATAATTGACACAACAGCCAACAACATAAACTGGTAATCAGTTCCCTTATTAAGAATAGTGTACAGACTACAGAGTTTCTGAGGGGAGTTCTTCTGAGAATTTTGGGAACCATTTGATTGTTATTATTATTCTTATTGAAAAAAGGACCATGAAGGTTGTCAATGGTACCTTGTTTAGCCCACACTTAACCCTCTTATTCTCACAGATGCATTTCCATTTCCACGTAATGCTGTAGATTCAAGATCGATTCAAATATATTATCCTAAGCTAACTGTAACATGTTTCTTTTGTGCAGCTTCTCGGAACGAGCTTCTGGAGTACGAGCAGAAGCTTTTTGGGCTCAGTGCGGAACCCGTGATTCCCACTGAATCATTTGCTTCTCTTGGATTTGGTTACACAAAACCAGCAGATGACACCCAAGCACCTGCGTTCAACCAAATGACCGCGCCATCCATATTCCAGCGAGTCGGCCCGAATGACATTCCTGCCAACTTCGCTTTTGGAGCTGAGAGGACGGTGGGAGTCAATCCTCAAGATAGTGATAACAATGGTGGGACCAACCCAGCTTCAACTGATAACGTGATGGACAGCTCTTAAGATGATTTCACGCTGTTGGATCTCCATGTTGAATAAGTAACCAACCGCTAGGTTACTCACCGGGGAGTTCAGTTTCATAGGGGTATTTTGCCTTTTGTGCACTTGGGAAATGGTTCTGGTAACTGCCCCGTGCTGTAGAGTGACTGGCATTAGTCTAAGTAAATGATGTTTGACAAGCTGGATGGTGGCTCGTATCTCAGTTCCTTCGCGTTCAACTTCTGCAATTCATCCTATTTTGTTTCGTTATGTTGCCATGATCCGTTACGCGTGGCCGGTCCCATACTCGTGAAGTATTGGCTGATCAAGCGGCGACACAAATCTTTGTTTGTCGTCGTGGAATTAGGGATCCATCCTACTCGTGTATCAAATTGTACCAATTCATTTTAGTTTTGTCCTAAGTCAGCTCTTAACTAAGGAAGGAAAAGCTAAAGTGGAGGAGGTAGTAAGGAATTTCTACTGCTACGATAATGCATGACGCACTATGTATCTGGACGCATGGTCGACCGATGTTGGCTTGTAGAGCAAACCCGAGAAGATCCATTCGTACATGGATGACCAGGGAGGGCGTGTTTCGGTGCTTGAACCTTTCTCCCAAATTTCCTCGAGGGATTGCAATCTGCAATCCTGACGCTGACAGTGTACGCGTCAAGACTTCGTACAACTATATATATTCTAAATTATAGATTATTTTGATAAATCTAAATATATAGTTTTTATTATACACCTAGATAAACACTATATTAACTACATATTCAGATTTGAAAAATGATCAACAATTTAGACCGGAGGAAGTACTGCTCAACACAACTTGGCATGATGCGCCCGGTTCATCGCATCTGGACGTGGGAAAGGCGTATAAGTCGAACCTGGACACACTAGCGATCCGGGGGCTCTACCTCCGGCCGCTCATCGAAACATATATTACACCGCCCCGGCCCCCTCGTGCAACTACACGCCAACCACCACGAGTTCGCAAAACGCGAGAGGAACTTGGCTCGCCGGCACACGCGATCGGccacggcggcggtgcggcgcggCGCCACGGCCGAACAATTGGTTCTTGACGCCCCCACCAAGGTCTTGTTCAGCGCGCGCGGCAATCGCCATGGTGACGATGGAGCCCTTGGGTGCGTACAAGAAGGCAACGGCGGCGCTGGACGAGGCGGCGAGGGCTCGGCTACGGGGCCCGTTCACCAGGGACACCGCGCCCTCGCCGGCGCCGTCCCGGCGCGCGGATGCCGACGACGGTCTGATGGATTTGGTGGACGAGTTCTACAACGGATACGGCGAGCACGGCgccgacggcgccgccgccaaggACGCCGTGGCGGCGCGGGCAAAGGAGTGGAAGGAAACGCTGCGCCTCACGctggcgggcgcggcggccgacGCGGCGGCCGCGCGAATCCGCGCCGAGGCGGAGCGCATTGTCCGAGACGCCGGGTCAGCCGTCGTCGTTGGCGGCGGCGGGATGAGGAAGCACCTCGCGGAGCGGCTCCGGGCGAGGGGTTTCAACGCCGGTTAGTGTTCCACTGCTCTTCAGTTTTCAATAGCATAATTGGCACTCTTGTTTCCAACTCTTAGATCATTAACATTTCGCTCGTGCTTGGGCGTACGTGCAGGTCTCTGCAGGTCGTCGTGGGAAAGAACCAGCAGGGTCCCCGCGCCGGGCTCGCACGAGTACGTGGAGGTCACAACGGCGGGCTTCTCGCCGTCGGCGTCGTCTCGCTACATCGTGGAGGTCAACGTCGCAGCCGAGTTCGAGATCGCGAGGCCCAGCGCCCAGTACCAGGACCTCCTCTCGTCCCTGCCGCCGGTGCTCGTGGCGACGCCAGAGGCCATGAGGGAGCTCGCCGCGGCAAtgtgcggcgcggcggcggagtccATCCGCGGCGCGGGCATGCACGTGCCGCCGTGGAGGCGCGCGGTGTACGCGCAGGCCAAGTGGTCCGGCCAGTTCGAGAGGGtggaggccgcggcggggccACGGCCGGAAGCCggagcgagggcggcggcgcgcacccGGCGGCCCGGCGGGCGGAAGAACTGCGGGATGGAGATGGGGCGCCGGGAGGTGGCCATGGGCAGGGAGGCGTTGGTGAGCGTGAGGCCCTTGTTCCGAGGATTGTGAGTGACATGGGTGGGCGCGGGAGCGAGGATTGTTCAGAGGCCTCTTTGCTTCTCGTAGCAGTATTCTTTTGGGCCATGGAGTGTGCTCAATTGGCACGACCCATGTGGTTGGagaaaaattacaaaaccataTTAAAGTTATTGCACATAACTGTACATTTTGGAATTTGGGTTCCTTTGAAATGAAATAGAACCAAGTCGGCTTACAAAGATTGTGCTCTGGCCTATAGTGCAGACAAGAAATGTATTTTACTACAGTAGCTGACTTGGAAACCAATCGTCACGAGCACGCAATTGGACTCTTCTATTCTGGCTCTAGTCTCTgcagatctcatcagtagtaaGCACCAAACAAAACGTGGGTGCCTGGCTGCCTGCCTGACTGCCGATTAGCTGCTAGTGCCGGCTCCACTGCGAACAAGACATTCCAACCAAGCCTGGTTACCAGGAATGGCCAGGCAAATCACGCTCAAACACGTCAGCTATGTTTGGCCCAGCTCCACCACATGCTGAAGGACTCCACACTGCACCTGGATGGCGTTCGGGCAAATTCCGCAaagaaacacacacacacacacacagagcaCGAGACATGGCGCATGTCAGCCTCGCGGCACGCTCGCATCACCGGTTCGAGGAGGGGCGCTGCCGCGCTGGCGTTCGCCGGCCAAAGAGACGACGCGGAGTGCGCGTCGGCGGAGGACTGGGGCGGCCGCGACGACGCGGCGATGGCGCACCAGTCCTGTCGCGGTCACGGCCCGGATCCTGACGCCCTGGCCCCGCGGCTCCAGCAAGATCCCAGACCCGCGCGCTCTGGAAAGAGGCGGGGCGGTAGATAAAGGTCTGCGtcaggggaggagaggagacaAGGTCCCCAGGTGCCGTAACGAATCGTGTGCCACAGCTTTGAGCCTTCTTTTCGGCGAAGAGGATGTCATGGCCTCATGGGGAAAGGAATCAGATTGGTAGGTTGAGTGAGCGAGTTCGTTCATTCATTCGTACCCCGACGAGGAGTTTTACTGAAACTTGCGAGGACCCTACCAAGCGCATACAAGACTGGCCTGATCGAGTCCATCCAAATCGACTGGTTCCACGTTCGATCACAGGCCAATTCGGCTGAACTCAGGGCAGTTGTTGTGTGCACTTGGGTCCCGGTGTTGGCGGCGTACCGAAAGGAGACCATCTGGTCCGCGGTGTCGCGTCGCATCGTGCGTTCGCCCAATAGCTGGGTCTGGTCGTGCCGGTGGGGCGAACCGGCGAAGAAGTGGGGGAGGAAGACCGTATTAGACACGGGGGGCAGCGACTCCGCCTACCGCGAGCCGCGCCACAGGGGGCCGGGAATTTCCACGGGCGATGTGCTCGCCCGCCGGCGCACCCGCTGCCCTTGtctcgcgcgtcgcgccgccggGGGCGGCGGCCCGATTGGTCCTCCTTGTTTAGGCACCGTCCTTTGGCCCCATCCGAGCCGAGCCAAGGCGCCATGAGCTCCTCCCCCGTGGCGCGCCTCCTCTTGCCACTGCTCCTGTGCGCCGGCGCGCTCGGATTCTTGTCTCGCTGCCATGGCGCCCGCGACGCTGAGGCGCCCCGCTACGTCACCGTCTCCGCCGCCAGCTTCAAGCCGGGGTCGACGTGCAGAGACCCGGACCCAGGTACGCGGATACTGGCAATCTGATCGATCAGGTGCTTCAGTTCGTCATGTGAGCTTCGATTTCAATCCTGCTGATTCGTCGGGTGGAACGGAATTCGGTGAGGTTTCAGTTGCGCCGCGGCGGAACGGCACGTCGGCCGTGCTGCGGCTGAC
Coding sequences within it:
- the LOC112898636 gene encoding paraneoplastic antigen Ma6E-like, whose translation is MSTGGTGGAVGAAGAAGHDAGGAAGAWGAVHGAGDGAAGAWCAGADAGGAAGRGVAGGAGAGGSKGGAAQGLAGARGSRGGAGRGGAGRGGAGGSRGHARISSLPKSSGSVHDTTMLYNAMKLDRDFFPHPPKGKYYVVDAGYPNRPGYLAPYKGESGVLDFERVERDENYEPTIPESSWFSSLAYSVFTAARFLVRAAEKEQQEQAQTESKG
- the LOC112893357 gene encoding protein-tyrosine-phosphatase IBR5-like isoform X2, which encodes MRKRERENPCGICGHYHKFEEGEVCGVCGHRWKPSDGEGTPARHESAFPTEVLKDFLFLGSYDNASRSEVLKTLGISRILNNSFTYHSLQRDRPLDFDGAIQFLEQCERDKSRVLVHCMSGKNRSAAIVAAFLMNSRAWRLAQSLQWVKDRRPQVQLTDASRNELLEYEQKLFGLSAEPVIPTESFASLGFGYTKPADDTQAPAFNQMTAPSIFQRVGPNDIPANFAFGAERTVGVNPQDSDNNGGTNPASTDNVMDSS
- the LOC112893357 gene encoding protein-tyrosine-phosphatase IBR5-like isoform X1: MRKRERENPCGICGHYHKFEEGEVCGVCGHRWKPSDGEGTPARHESAFPTEVLKDFLFLGSYDNASRSEVLKTLGISRILNTVPDCYNLYQNSFTYHSLQRDRPLDFDGAIQFLEQCERDKSRVLVHCMSGKNRSAAIVAAFLMNSRAWRLAQSLQWVKDRRPQVQLTDASRNELLEYEQKLFGLSAEPVIPTESFASLGFGYTKPADDTQAPAFNQMTAPSIFQRVGPNDIPANFAFGAERTVGVNPQDSDNNGGTNPASTDNVMDSS
- the LOC112875390 gene encoding uncharacterized protein LOC112875390 — protein: MVTMEPLGAYKKATAALDEAARARLRGPFTRDTAPSPAPSRRADADDGLMDLVDEFYNGYGEHGADGAAAKDAVAARAKEWKETLRLTLAGAAADAAAARIRAEAERIVRDAGSAVVVGGGGMRKHLAERLRARGFNAGLCRSSWERTSRVPAPGSHEYVEVTTAGFSPSASSRYIVEVNVAAEFEIARPSAQYQDLLSSLPPVLVATPEAMRELAAAMCGAAAESIRGAGMHVPPWRRAVYAQAKWSGQFERVEAAAGPRPEAGARAAARTRRPGGRKNCGMEMGRREVAMGREALVSVRPLFRGL